In Pyrus communis chromosome 15, drPyrComm1.1, whole genome shotgun sequence, the genomic stretch TCCGATATTTCGAATAATTCCACCGAGATTGGGGGCTTCATATGTTATGGTCTTTCGATTTTGACAAGCCAAGAgcttaaaaataagaaaagaggaATGGAGCAGTGGAAAAAATAAATCCAAGGGACAAAGGCCCacttgttttctatttttgttcttctcttctttttgtAAGATGCAACTTTTGTTCTCAATTTTCATATTgattttgaattattattttttagttgTCCCTTGTACTATCTTAAGAGTTATGATTGGTGAACTAAACAAGATTGAATATTGTATCTTGAAATAGTTAGGCTAGGAAAGGAAGGGATAGATTGAGATATTTTTCCAACGTTTGGTGTAcacaatgtcattttatggtcgTCTATTGTAAGGATTGTCATTTTTTGCCTGTTCCTTGTACCATCTTATGGGCTACGTTTGGTGGGCAGGACAAGGATGAATATTATATTTTGGATTGGTTAGGTTAGAATGGAAAGAAATAGGTTGTGATGCAATTTGTAAGACGTGCGAGTTAATCTACCCTCCTTCGGATTTATAGCCtatcaagttcaaatttcatttaCACTATCAAACCAGATTTGAACGTGTAGCCATTTTAATTCGCTATACCCATTCCATTCAGCAGACCAAGCAGACGTatagtgtttttttaataaagtatctatttgtcaaaaaaaaaaaaaaaaaaaatagaaacaaacaCCTCCTTTCTTCAGTCACGTGGCTCTTTTAAAATCCACGTGCCACACGCGCTGCACTTTTCTAGCCGCCTCCTGGCGGTCTACCACTCTCCCAAACTCGCGCGTCTGGCCGACATCGCCGACTCCGTACTACATAATATTCCAATACTCTTGTTACAAAGCACGTCAAACCCAACGGCTCACAGCCCGCCACGTCATAACCCACACGACTCCGCGCGCCAGTGTGCCACATGTTGGCACCGAATATTCGATGCCACCAAATGTTCCAGATTTCGATTTCCCCCAAATTTTGATTTctcaaaagaaagaggaagcccCTTCACTCATTTTTGCCCCAAATCAGGAAACCCTAATTCCATTAATGGCTGAATTGGTCTCTGGATTTTCTGAATCGCAGTTTTTTCTCGACTCCGACCAATTCAATTTCGTCGATCTCGTCAGATTTTCTTCTCTTCGGCAGCGCTCTcctccaccttcttcttctcagATTTTCAGTCGCCCTTGTAACTTTTTCTGACACAGAAAGCGTGCTAGGGATTCAGAAAGTATAGTAGGGACCCCCCATACGACTCACAGTTATGGGGAAACGTAAGCCCTTCATCCCTTTAGACTTTTCAATTGATAATTTTgttcattagggttttcttaaTTCTGCTAACTCTGATGTTTCAATTCGCTagttttaattgtaatttgcTTGTTTTATTGCTTTAGATCCCAATTTTGCAAGcaatttattactttttttgttGGTTGCAATTATTGCAACAAGTTTTGGTTTTGctgattttaatgtttgtttGAGCTCATACTACATTTGGGTTTTTGATTGTCTCCCAAAAAAGGAGGAGAAATTAGTATATAAGAATTGTGGAATTTTCGGTGTTGAGGTTATTGTGGATTTTGGCATTTGCAGGTAGTTCTCAGCGCAAGAATGCTGCAATGATGGATAGTGATGATGATAATAGTAGCGTGAGTTCAACGTCGACTACGCGCTCCGATCATGTTTCGGTGTCTGTCAATGAAGATATGCATGTGGATAAGGATAGTTTACTTGACCAAGCCGTAGATGCTTTGTATGAGAAGAGGTATTCTCTCTTTTCATAATCATATTATGTAATGATAGTAATAATACTCAATACAAAAGTGCGAAGAAGCTCGTTTTATTGTTGCCCATTTTGCTTACTAAATGTTATACTTTTTGTATGTGAAGGGGTTCCACAAGAGAAAAGGCTTTGTCAGCAATTATTGACGCGTTTAATAGCAACATGCAACATCAGTTTGTGGAAAAGAAGTAAGCAACTGCATTTGATTATGTTCACTTATGCTCTTAGGACCCAGAATGCCTTAGCTCTTACCGATTGTATTTTGCATTGATTCTCATGTTCATCAGGTTTGCCACTTTATTGCATCAGTGTCTGAATTGCATCAAAAAGGGTTCGTCCAAAGAGATATGTTTGGCGTCTCATGTGATCGGTTAGGTCTTAACTCCTTTTTTGGCCCATTCGTGTACTTCTCCCCCAAGTATCAAAATCAGGTTTTAATCTTTTCGTGTGTGCTTGTAGGACTATTGGCTTTGACTGTTGGATGTGGAGACAATGCTCATGAAATACTGGAAGAATCACTACCTGTGATTTCACAGGCTTTCAAATCTGGATCTGAAGTCTCAAAGACATCAGCGGTAGCTACGATATCATACTTCTTTAGGCTTTAGCTTCATATGATTTCTGGTTGTTGGACATATCATGATATTGAACCTGTTTTCCTTTAACACAGaatttggtttctaattgcagTTACTGGAGTGTTTAGCTATTATCACTTTTGTTGGTGGTAGTGATCCAGAGCAAACAGAAAAGTCAATGCAAATTATGTGGCAAGTAGTTCATCCAAAACAAAGTTCCAATGTAAGTAAGCGAATGCCgtatttatctatttttattttgtgtgccAGCTAAAGGTGCTGTTTCACTATTTGACTGTTGTCTATTCCACAACTTTTTCAGGTAATTGCAGTCAAACTCTCAGCAGCTGCAATAACCACCATGGTGTCTGCGTGGTCCTTTCTTTTGACAACTGTAGATGGGTGGAATCTTAATTTTAAAGATTGGCAAGAGTGAGTAAAATATTGATCACTGATGcatttcattgctttgcttttctttcatttgataAGGATTTGTCTGCTTGGTAATGTGTGATTCAAACCACATCCCGTTTGTGTATTAAGACTTTGGCTGCGACCAGTTTGATGCAACAACCTTGTGGAATAACTCCTCCATCATTTTCTGGCCAATAATGCAGGTCCATAACATACTTATCTAGCCTGCTAGATAAGGATGACCGGTCTATGCGTATAGCCGCTGGTGAAGCTTTGGCATTAATTTTTGAGATTGGAAGTTTAGAAAAGTTCTCTGCTGGTGCTAATACTTCAAGTGATGCTTCAactgaagaaggaaataaacCCCGGGAATTTGTACATATACAAGGACTGAAATCAAAGATTATTAATCAAGCCAGAAACCTCTCAGCTGAGGCAGGTGGAAAAAGTTCTGCTAAAAAAGATCTTAGCAATCAGCGGAACACGTTCCgggatatcttggaatattttGAGGTATATTACACCATTGTGATTACAATGGATACTTAATTATATTGATCCTGTATACTGATCTTATTCATCAACGTAGGATGGTTATTCTCCTGAAATTTCAATAAAGATTGGTGGTGAATCATTACACACATCAACGTGGTTGCAGATGATACAGGTCCTCTTATCCTCCTCCTCCTGTTTTcgtttcaaatttttgtttggttcgaTAGTTTCAAGTCATTAAACTGTTACTGTTTTGAAACCATCGCAGTTGAACTTTTTGAAGCGTTTTCTTGGAGGAGGTTTTATCAAGCACATGCAGGTTGCTTTCCTTACCCTGCGATATGATTTCTTCGTCATTTTATTGGATAAATTTGTATCTATTTTTAATCATGGCACTATAATTCATCTCTAATTAGGCAAAGGCTAAATTAATACAATTTTCTGAAACAGGAAAATGAACTCCTCCAGGATGTTCTTGGCTTTAatccaaagaaaaagaatctATCTGATTCCGAACATCGTCTATCTGGTGGTGAAAAGGTTCGTTCGTACAACTAATCCAATTTGTTTCATTAGATTGATATTCCATAGGTCTGTAGTAGGTGTTCTTATGTTGGTAGGTAATTCTCTAGTCATTCATTAATATTGTTTCTTCGTTACAGAGGATGTTTAGGTCACCGAACTCGGTTCAAAGCAAAGCAAGGACCCAGCTGCTTAACAAGCAGCGAATGTTATCCGAGGTATGTTTGCGAACGCTTGCTTCAACGTGTTCAGGGTAAACATGCTGGCTCTTCAATTATACTTTGCTTCTTACCTTTTCTTTATGCGTTCGCAGGGTAAAAATATCGGCCGCTTTGCAGCGAACATGGGGGACGATGTGTAAAAATCGATGCGCTTATCTTTTCGGCTTTGCACTACTTTTGGTCCCCCAGgctggatttttttggtttgcaaCCATCTTGTTTCATCTCTAGTCATGACGTTGGTGGTGAGTTCAAACCCATGGTACAATCGTTGGATAAGGCTATATCTGTCATTTGCTACTCTAGAAAATTTCAATGAAGAATTTTATCTTGTATTTTGAATTTGCTGCAAATGGATTATAATTTTGACCAATGCGCTGCTAAAATCTTTTGAAAACTTGTCataagattattattattattattattagtattatttttatatttttttatatttttttacaaacgGTATTTACACTTGCAATAGTGTGGCTAACTCGTCAAAAGATTTATTTTCGTGGAAACTTTTGTCACATCTGACGACGTTAAAAAACAAGTAGGGTAAATGTTTGACCGAACGTAACTTCGTTCTGACTTAGTTTTGTGTCCTGCTgaaaattttatgaacatttctTGGGTCCTCAGCCTCCATGAAAATAATCTGTGAAAGCTCCACGCCTTGTTTTAGATCAATTTATatttgggaactttaacgaaaaccttctggtactgttcactttaacaaaaaattatgtttttacattaaaaagttaattgtgataatattcattttattctttatttttgtccttatcatcaaaatttaaagttttaaacttttttttgtattttccgTTTGAATATTGAGTGCGACCTAGACACGAAGCATTATTGACCAACAGTAAAAAAACGTGAAGTGTGTTAGTTGGTTAGAGTGCGTGGCCCTTAAACACAAGGTCAAAGGTTCGAACCCTTCTTCTAGcgttttcttgtttcttttattaCATGTTAGGCCAATTATTTCCATCcagtccaattttttttcttatggaGTTTTTACCCAAGCCAGTTTGAACTTTGGTGGATTCTTTTACCAGTAGAGTGGAAATTCATTTAGTACTATGGTTTATCTGCTTATTAAGTTCG encodes the following:
- the LOC137717632 gene encoding uncharacterized protein — protein: MGKRSSQRKNAAMMDSDDDNSSVSSTSTTRSDHVSVSVNEDMHVDKDSLLDQAVDALYEKRGSTREKALSAIIDAFNSNMQHQFVEKKFATLLHQCLNCIKKGSSKEICLASHVIGLLALTVGCGDNAHEILEESLPVISQAFKSGSEVSKTSALLECLAIITFVGGSDPEQTEKSMQIMWQVVHPKQSSNVIAVKLSAAAITTMVSAWSFLLTTVDGWNLNFKDWQESITYLSSLLDKDDRSMRIAAGEALALIFEIGSLEKFSAGANTSSDASTEEGNKPREFVHIQGLKSKIINQARNLSAEAGGKSSAKKDLSNQRNTFRDILEYFEDGYSPEISIKIGGESLHTSTWLQMIQLNFLKRFLGGGFIKHMQENELLQDVLGFNPKKKNLSDSEHRLSGGEKRMFRSPNSVQSKARTQLLNKQRMLSEGKNIGRFAANMGDDV